Proteins encoded within one genomic window of Hahella chejuensis KCTC 2396:
- a CDS encoding MFS transporter: MANKGVFNLLGSIRFLPYFLTQAFGAFNDNLFKQGILLLFAYKLSEEESATLVNVAAGLFILPFFLFSPLAGQLADKFEKGKLIRIIKLVEIALMSLAAFAFITESKALLLFLLFMMGVQSAAFGPVKYSILPQHLKHEELLAGNALVEMGTFLAILFGTILAGVLFSHQGGVNLIAGGIIVCAIIGYVASRSIPQADSVNPQLRINWNPVTETMGTVRDVKDNRAVFLSVMAISWFWFLGASYLTQFNIFTKEYLLGNPAVATGLLTLFSIGVAAGSLLCSKLSDGKVELGLVPIGSLGLTLFGAHLYFATPSVHVVELRTFGEFLADPSGYGVLLDLLCIGLFGGFYIVPLYALIQERSEEKKRAQVIALNNVMNAIFMVFSAAFAIVFLTFIGLSIPEYFLVLAIMNAVVAVYIFKQVPEFALRFCIWLLGHTMYRVTHRGLHNIPEEGAVVLVCNHVSYVDAMLIGGAVRRPVRFVMDKGIYEMPGLHWFFKLARTIPITSEKRDPDTYHRAFEAISEALENGEVICIFPEGRLTKTGDIDAFRKGIELIVQRNPVPVTPMALRGLWGSFFSHKDGMALAKLPRRFWSKVELVADASWEPEKIRSDALEEKVKALRGEWA, encoded by the coding sequence ATGGCTAATAAAGGCGTGTTTAATCTGCTTGGTTCCATTCGTTTTCTGCCGTATTTTTTGACGCAGGCGTTTGGCGCTTTTAACGATAATCTTTTCAAGCAGGGTATCTTGCTTCTGTTTGCATACAAGCTGAGCGAAGAAGAAAGCGCAACGCTGGTAAATGTGGCGGCGGGTTTGTTTATCCTTCCTTTTTTTCTTTTTTCACCTCTGGCGGGACAGCTCGCAGATAAATTTGAGAAGGGAAAACTAATTCGGATCATCAAGCTGGTGGAAATAGCGCTCATGTCGCTGGCCGCCTTTGCTTTTATCACTGAATCCAAGGCGCTGCTGCTGTTTTTGCTGTTTATGATGGGGGTTCAGTCGGCTGCCTTTGGTCCAGTGAAATATTCCATCCTCCCTCAGCATTTGAAGCATGAAGAGTTGCTGGCGGGAAATGCGCTGGTGGAAATGGGAACTTTTTTGGCGATTTTATTCGGCACTATCCTCGCAGGCGTTTTGTTTAGTCATCAGGGCGGCGTAAACTTGATCGCCGGCGGCATTATTGTCTGTGCGATCATAGGGTATGTCGCCAGTCGTTCGATACCGCAGGCGGACTCAGTTAATCCGCAATTGCGTATTAATTGGAACCCGGTAACTGAGACGATGGGCACGGTGCGTGATGTAAAAGACAATCGCGCAGTTTTTCTTTCCGTGATGGCTATCAGCTGGTTCTGGTTTTTGGGGGCGAGTTATCTGACTCAATTCAATATCTTCACCAAAGAATATTTGTTGGGGAACCCGGCCGTCGCCACTGGATTGTTGACATTGTTTTCTATCGGCGTTGCTGCGGGATCGTTGCTGTGCAGTAAATTGTCGGATGGCAAAGTGGAGCTTGGGCTGGTGCCTATCGGCTCGCTGGGACTGACTTTATTTGGAGCGCACCTCTACTTTGCGACCCCCTCTGTCCATGTTGTTGAGTTGCGAACATTTGGTGAATTTCTTGCCGATCCGTCTGGTTATGGCGTGCTGTTGGATTTATTGTGCATCGGGCTGTTTGGCGGCTTTTATATTGTGCCTTTGTATGCGCTGATTCAGGAGCGCTCAGAAGAGAAGAAGCGGGCGCAGGTTATAGCATTGAATAATGTCATGAACGCCATCTTCATGGTGTTTAGTGCGGCCTTCGCCATTGTTTTCTTAACGTTCATCGGGCTCAGCATTCCTGAATACTTTCTGGTTCTTGCGATCATGAACGCCGTCGTCGCCGTGTATATATTCAAGCAAGTGCCGGAATTCGCATTGCGCTTTTGCATATGGCTTTTAGGCCACACGATGTATCGGGTTACGCATCGAGGATTGCATAACATCCCTGAAGAAGGGGCGGTTGTGCTGGTGTGCAATCATGTCAGCTACGTCGACGCGATGCTGATTGGGGGCGCTGTGCGTAGACCTGTACGCTTTGTCATGGATAAAGGCATATATGAAATGCCGGGACTGCATTGGTTCTTTAAGCTTGCGCGCACGATTCCCATTACCTCGGAAAAGAGAGACCCGGATACCTATCATCGCGCTTTCGAGGCGATTAGCGAGGCGTTGGAGAATGGGGAAGTAATTTGCATCTTCCCTGAGGGTCGCCTGACAAAGACTGGCGACATTGATGCGTTCAGGAAGGGGATTGAGCTGATTGTCCAGCGCAATCCAGTGCCTGTGACGCCCATGGCGCTGAGAGGATTGTGGGGCTCGTTCTTTAGCCATAAGGATGGTATGGCGTTGGCTAAACTGCCCCGGCGTTTTTGGTCTAAGGTCGAGTTGGTTGCGGACGCAAGCTGGGAGCCGGAAAAAATCAGATCAGACGCGTTGGAGGAGAAAGTTAAAGCTTTAAGAGGGGAGTGGGCATAA
- a CDS encoding 6-carboxytetrahydropterin synthase yields the protein MNRLFVDHLTVLDFSYLHPLRGIVGESWIMDIELSGDLDEQGMVFDFGDVKKILRQAAEDMIDHKLVVPQDLLDMNVEQKGERIEVSCGFPGDAQFYISCPADAIAALPLTEIDIESVEPLLTKHLQSVVPDNVKKVKIRLREENIQGAYYHYTHGLKKHAGNCQRIAHGHRSKLEIFADGQRSQLTEYQWAKKWKDIYIGSWEDVVQEETINGVEHMRFKYTASQGDFELLMPKKRVYMIDTDSTVEWIAEHIAQTLKKQRPQNWFTVRAYEGVKKGAIAER from the coding sequence ATGAATCGTCTGTTTGTTGATCACCTTACCGTTCTTGATTTTTCTTACCTTCACCCTCTCCGCGGCATCGTTGGAGAAAGCTGGATTATGGATATTGAGCTTTCCGGCGATCTGGACGAACAAGGCATGGTGTTTGATTTCGGCGACGTCAAAAAAATCCTCCGCCAGGCTGCGGAGGATATGATCGACCACAAGTTGGTAGTCCCTCAAGATCTGCTGGACATGAATGTTGAGCAAAAGGGAGAGCGTATTGAAGTCAGTTGCGGCTTTCCCGGCGACGCCCAGTTTTACATCTCCTGCCCCGCAGACGCCATCGCCGCCCTCCCCCTGACGGAAATCGATATCGAGTCGGTGGAGCCTCTATTGACCAAACACCTGCAAAGCGTGGTGCCGGACAATGTGAAGAAGGTGAAAATCCGCTTGCGTGAGGAAAACATCCAAGGCGCTTACTACCACTACACTCATGGATTGAAAAAGCACGCAGGTAACTGCCAACGCATCGCTCACGGTCACCGCTCCAAACTGGAAATATTCGCAGATGGACAACGCAGCCAGCTTACCGAGTACCAGTGGGCCAAGAAATGGAAAGATATCTACATTGGTAGCTGGGAAGATGTCGTTCAAGAAGAAACCATCAATGGCGTTGAGCACATGCGCTTTAAATATACCGCCTCGCAAGGTGACTTTGAGCTACTCATGCCGAAGAAGCGCGTGTACATGATTGACACTGATTCCACAGTCGAGTGGATCGCGGAGCATATTGCTCAGACCCTGAAAAAACAGCGTCCGCAAAACTGGTTTACCGTGCGAGCATATGAAGGCGTAAAAAAAGGCGCTATCGCCGAACGTTAG